A genomic window from Flavobacterium azooxidireducens includes:
- a CDS encoding glycoside hydrolase family 16 protein, with amino-acid sequence MKQFLSFILIITSAFFACSSDSSSSENSNMPKNLQLTANVVGADANNPNGNGSGMVVFSFSADNATNYKLNAGNGQVVETQSNTHTHTYTGSGISTYEVFVSAYNGTNFISKSITVTVFVASSMIWSEEFNVNGAPNSAYWGYDLGTGGDGWGNNESQYYTNRPENVIVEDGHLKIKLIKENYSGSQYTSARIKTQNKFSFRYGKVEIRAKLPTGGGTWPALWMLGDNISTAGWPGCGEIDIMEHVGNSQNIIHGTLHHPSHSGGNGDGGSVTVPNVSSEFHLYTVDWRASSIKFYVDNQLFYTFSNNSNLPFNQNFFLIINCAMGGNFGGAIDPNFTQSVFEVDYIRIYQ; translated from the coding sequence ATGAAACAATTTCTTTCCTTTATCCTCATTATTACAAGTGCATTTTTTGCATGTAGTAGCGATAGTAGTTCGTCTGAGAACAGTAATATGCCTAAAAATTTGCAGCTTACAGCTAATGTTGTAGGTGCCGATGCAAACAATCCCAACGGAAATGGTTCCGGAATGGTGGTGTTTAGCTTTTCTGCCGATAACGCAACAAATTATAAATTAAATGCGGGTAATGGTCAAGTTGTTGAAACGCAATCAAATACACATACGCATACATACACGGGTAGTGGAATTTCTACCTACGAAGTTTTTGTTTCTGCCTATAACGGAACAAATTTTATATCAAAATCAATAACAGTAACCGTTTTTGTAGCTTCTTCGATGATTTGGTCAGAAGAATTCAATGTTAACGGAGCCCCTAACAGTGCATATTGGGGCTACGATTTGGGAACAGGCGGTGATGGATGGGGAAATAACGAGTCACAATATTATACCAACAGACCGGAAAATGTAATTGTGGAAGACGGTCATCTAAAAATTAAACTAATCAAAGAAAATTATAGTGGAAGCCAATATACTTCTGCACGAATTAAAACACAGAATAAATTTTCGTTTCGATACGGAAAAGTAGAAATAAGAGCAAAACTTCCAACCGGTGGCGGAACTTGGCCTGCTTTATGGATGCTTGGAGACAATATCTCAACTGCAGGATGGCCTGGATGTGGAGAGATAGACATCATGGAGCACGTTGGAAACAGTCAGAATATTATTCACGGAACGTTACACCATCCTAGTCATTCCGGTGGAAATGGCGATGGCGGAAGTGTAACTGTTCCAAATGTTTCTTCCGAATTTCATCTTTACACAGTAGATTGGAGAGCATCATCTATAAAGTTTTATGTTGATAATCAATTGTTTTATACTTTTTCTAACAATAGTAATTTACCATTCAATCAAAATTTCTTTCTGATTATAAATTGTGCCATGGGTGGAAATTTTGGAGGAGCAATCGATCCAAATTTTACACAATCCGTTTTTGAAGTCGATTATATCAGAATTTATCAATAA
- a CDS encoding PKD domain-containing protein, which yields MKTKILYLISFLTIGIGFTNCAEEEYSLGDLNAPTNLVINTEIIGQNAENPDGDGSGDVVINITADGAIGYKIDYGTAAQSELVSLSSTTVTKRYSSTGTYLITVVAYGSGGSSTTATKEITVRSDFNVEPEIVTYLTNNSSKTWVVDKDVPGHLGVGPWEGSSTPEWWSSAIDEKVACCNCFYTSTFTFSFLAGSNSYQINVATPDGAFTKTGALSSIPGIPASGDEGCYSYGGAVTPFTFTGATSGIAESTETVIVLGGTTSFIGYGALQKSYEIIELTENEMYLRVQGTEIGNAWYLKLKPAL from the coding sequence ATGAAAACAAAAATTTTATATTTGATTTCTTTCCTCACGATTGGAATAGGATTCACAAATTGTGCCGAAGAAGAGTATTCTCTTGGAGATTTAAACGCACCAACAAATCTGGTTATTAACACAGAAATTATTGGTCAAAACGCAGAAAATCCAGACGGAGATGGATCTGGTGATGTGGTTATAAATATTACTGCAGATGGAGCCATTGGTTATAAAATTGATTATGGCACAGCTGCTCAATCAGAACTCGTAAGCCTAAGCTCTACAACAGTAACCAAACGATATTCTTCTACCGGAACCTATTTAATAACAGTAGTTGCCTATGGTAGTGGAGGTTCATCTACAACTGCTACAAAAGAAATTACAGTTAGAAGCGATTTCAACGTTGAACCTGAAATTGTAACTTATTTAACTAATAACTCGTCAAAAACTTGGGTTGTAGATAAAGATGTTCCAGGTCATTTAGGCGTTGGTCCGTGGGAAGGTTCTTCAACCCCAGAATGGTGGTCTTCTGCTATTGATGAAAAAGTTGCGTGTTGCAATTGTTTTTATACATCAACGTTTACATTTAGCTTTTTGGCTGGCTCAAATTCTTACCAAATTAATGTAGCAACTCCTGATGGAGCTTTCACAAAAACCGGAGCTCTTTCTTCCATACCTGGTATTCCGGCTTCAGGAGATGAAGGATGTTACAGCTATGGTGGTGCAGTAACTCCTTTCACCTTTACAGGTGCCACTTCTGGAATTGCTGAATCAACCGAAACAGTTATTGTTTTAGGAGGAACCACAAGTTTCATTGGCTACGGAGCTCTTCAAAAAAGCTATGAAATCATTGAATTAACAGAAAACGAAATGTACCTCAGAGTTCAAGGGACAGAAATAGGAAATGCCTGGTATCTTAAATTGAAACCAGCTCTTTAA
- a CDS encoding PKD domain-containing protein, producing the protein MKNIKNILLLLVAVLATSCSEDSISDDLSSVNSSQPNNINSTLQISNDNSGKVKITPTGNDATFFTVDFGDGTSEPVTLSAGENVTHVYPEGSYTVKIIATSITGFETESLIPFQIMYRAPENIETTKIIEGYNLTVSATADFANGFLVYYGDVANETGTPMAVGQTLPPHTYPSAGSYQLKVVALSGGAATSELIEEVIIFDPFELPITFESDYINYFFGTFGDVTFAKVDNPNPSGLNTSAKVGQYTKPMNVPNWSGTYSPLNNPIDFANGNKIKVLVYASEVGKMLNVELEGAVGGNPGNGVAILKVANTVANQWEELTFDFSTVGGIPAGTKFNQLVLRYNDTDNGAGEVIYIDNIRLTN; encoded by the coding sequence ATGAAAAATATAAAAAACATATTATTGTTGTTAGTTGCTGTTCTTGCAACAAGTTGTTCAGAAGACAGTATTAGTGATGATTTATCATCGGTAAATTCATCCCAACCAAATAATATTAACTCTACTCTTCAAATCAGTAACGATAATTCAGGTAAAGTTAAAATTACTCCAACCGGAAACGATGCAACATTCTTTACAGTCGATTTTGGTGATGGAACTTCAGAACCAGTTACATTATCAGCTGGTGAAAATGTAACCCACGTTTATCCGGAAGGAAGTTATACAGTAAAAATAATCGCAACTAGTATTACTGGTTTTGAAACAGAAAGTTTAATTCCGTTTCAAATTATGTATAGAGCTCCTGAAAATATAGAAACTACAAAAATCATAGAAGGCTACAACCTTACCGTATCTGCTACTGCAGATTTTGCAAATGGTTTTTTGGTTTACTATGGTGATGTTGCTAATGAAACAGGAACACCAATGGCGGTTGGACAAACACTTCCTCCACACACCTATCCAAGTGCGGGAAGTTATCAGCTTAAAGTGGTGGCTTTGAGTGGCGGTGCAGCAACTTCAGAATTAATAGAAGAAGTTATTATTTTTGATCCATTTGAATTGCCAATAACTTTTGAAAGTGATTATATAAATTACTTTTTTGGAACCTTTGGCGATGTAACTTTTGCAAAAGTTGATAATCCAAACCCTTCCGGATTAAATACAAGTGCAAAAGTAGGTCAATATACAAAACCTATGAACGTTCCCAATTGGAGCGGAACATATAGCCCACTGAACAATCCAATTGATTTTGCAAACGGAAATAAAATTAAAGTATTGGTTTATGCCTCTGAAGTTGGCAAAATGCTAAACGTTGAATTAGAAGGTGCTGTGGGTGGAAATCCAGGAAATGGTGTAGCTATTTTAAAAGTAGCTAATACAGTAGCAAATCAATGGGAAGAATTAACTTTCGATTTTAGCACTGTTGGCGGAATTCCTGCCGGAACTAAATTTAATCAGCTTGTTTTGCGTTACAACGATACAGATAATGGTGCAGGAGAAGTGATTTATATCGATAATATCAGATTAACAAATTAA
- a CDS encoding RagB/SusD family nutrient uptake outer membrane protein, whose translation MKRFNLKNGVLGILFFSAVMSCSDDFIEIEPKGVFSSENYYSNEEEAFSGLVAVYDILRKQSGGFENMIAMMNAGSDDHFAGGGSSTDGIGIQSFSNFTINKNTIPLSFWSDYYQGIFRANVLLQRIPEADMDDNVRNQFIAEARALRGIYYFELVRMFGNIPLITIPLEPSEFLTIPQADPTAVYAQIEEDLLFSIDYLPSTIADMSADAGRLTKGAAQAMLGKVFLFQGKNALAAEQLAQVNGTPGQTNQYGNKLLDNFGDLWLVANKFNQESIFEVAHTNTGLTGWGNWGSGTDEGNSLNIMVGPRGYVQVIPSAPDLPSGWSFNVFTEDFINFMTGDPRFDATVFNVLPYEAIAQAQDPPTHAYSPGYQDTGYFLNKFLPKQADVHTGGGDVILNYRQNTYMIRLADTYLLEAEALGSTGARAQALLDAVRARVGLPSIPVSLNAIKDERRKELAGEGHRFFDLVRWGDAATKLSSRGFVAGKNEIFPIPYQELENTAIVQNPQYN comes from the coding sequence ATGAAAAGATTTAATTTAAAAAATGGTGTACTGGGAATTTTATTTTTTAGTGCAGTGATGAGTTGTTCAGACGACTTTATAGAGATCGAACCTAAGGGTGTGTTTTCTTCTGAGAATTATTATTCCAATGAAGAGGAAGCTTTTAGCGGGTTGGTTGCAGTATATGATATTTTGAGAAAACAGTCCGGAGGTTTTGAAAATATGATTGCCATGATGAACGCAGGTTCAGATGATCATTTTGCCGGAGGAGGTAGCTCTACAGATGGAATAGGAATTCAGTCGTTTTCCAATTTTACCATCAATAAAAACACAATTCCACTTAGTTTTTGGAGTGATTATTACCAAGGGATTTTTAGAGCAAATGTTTTGCTTCAAAGAATACCAGAAGCAGATATGGATGATAACGTAAGAAATCAATTCATTGCAGAAGCAAGAGCTTTACGCGGAATTTATTACTTTGAATTGGTAAGAATGTTTGGAAACATTCCTTTAATTACGATTCCTCTGGAACCATCGGAATTTTTAACTATTCCACAAGCAGATCCAACAGCTGTTTATGCTCAAATTGAAGAAGATTTACTATTCTCAATTGATTATTTACCTTCAACTATTGCCGATATGAGTGCAGATGCCGGAAGGTTAACCAAAGGTGCTGCTCAAGCGATGTTGGGTAAAGTGTTTTTGTTTCAAGGTAAAAATGCTTTAGCTGCAGAACAATTGGCACAAGTGAACGGAACACCGGGGCAAACAAACCAATACGGAAACAAATTGTTAGACAACTTTGGCGATTTGTGGCTGGTAGCAAACAAATTTAATCAAGAATCAATTTTCGAAGTAGCTCACACCAATACAGGATTAACAGGCTGGGGTAATTGGGGAAGTGGTACTGACGAAGGAAATTCATTAAACATAATGGTAGGGCCAAGAGGATATGTACAAGTTATTCCATCCGCTCCTGATTTACCTTCTGGATGGAGCTTTAATGTTTTTACGGAAGATTTTATTAACTTCATGACTGGTGATCCAAGATTTGATGCAACTGTATTTAATGTTCTTCCTTACGAGGCTATTGCACAAGCTCAGGATCCTCCAACGCATGCATATTCACCAGGATATCAGGATACAGGCTATTTTCTAAATAAATTTTTACCTAAGCAAGCGGATGTTCACACAGGGGGTGGAGATGTCATTTTAAATTATAGACAAAACACCTACATGATTCGTTTGGCAGATACTTATTTGCTTGAAGCAGAAGCATTAGGGTCAACTGGAGCAAGAGCTCAAGCATTGTTAGATGCTGTTAGAGCACGCGTTGGATTGCCTTCTATACCAGTTTCTTTAAACGCAATTAAAGACGAAAGAAGAAAAGAACTTGCCGGAGAAGGTCACCGTTTCTTCGATTTAGTAAGATGGGGAGATGCAGCCACAAAATTATCTTCAAGAGGATTTGTAGCGGGTAAAAATGAAATTTTCCCAATTCCATACCAAGAATTGGAAAACACAGCAATTGTTCAAAATCCACAATATAACTAA
- a CDS encoding SusC/RagA family TonB-linked outer membrane protein — MKFSKYLSMLFLFAFSMITAQNIEIKGTVTDDSGNLPLPGVNVVVKNTSRGTTTDFDGNYTIKVNSNEVLVFSYVGYESQEVAVSQNTTINVTLKEENKSLDEVVVVGYGTQKKSVVTGAISSLKAKDIENIPNSGRVEQALQGRTSGIIIASNSGQPGTAATVRVRGITTFDTYGGNNPLWVIDGVIVESSGIGFINQNDIESIEVLKDAASLAIYGSRAASGVILITTKKGKSGKISVNYTGFAGVSSAAKKLEMLNATEYAALMNERAAADGRTPPFTDLSSFGRGTDWQSHIFDDSAKRSSHEVSVSGGNDKSTFYLSFGLIDQEGIVLPEISKFNKKNIRINSTHKISKYFTVGQTLGYSHQKSVGIGNTNSEFGGPLSSAINLDPITPVIETDPVLSNGAPYSNPSFNVMRDEFGNPYGISNLVIQEMTNPLAYAKTRLGHFGWSDDFVGNAFLDITTPIEGLKIRSSLGGKMAFWGGEGFTPEFYLNASTLSLQNNYSRNMHKTFGWNIENTISYAKTFDKHNVEILLGQGAYVDNITNGMSMTHYNLPIDNYHDASFNFIIPQDDKVGSAYEGNEHILSSLFARLNYNFNEKYIFSGIIRRDGSSRFGKNNKYGTFPSFSVGWNISNEEFWKENKFVNTFKFRLGYGITGNDGIPDFGYAALINGGRNYTFGADGIAIDTGYSPSAPDNPDLKWEETSQFNIGFDAKVANDFTLTIEYYRKKTTGILQYVRLPGYVGATGDPLGNVADMENTGFEFELGYKKKIGELNFSANANFSTLTNEVTYLGFDKEFITDGTAGFQSMGAITRTQVGEAYNSFYGYQTAGIFQNMDEINAYTNSNGGLIQPDARPGDFRWTDANGDGTITEDDKVFLGSPLPKYTYGLTLNFDFKGFDLMTFFQGAGGNKIFKGLRRLDIQNANYQTDALSRWHGEGTSDSYPRLTNDDPNRNFTNPSDFYLEDGDYLRLKVVQLGYTIPRDLSSKIGAERLRLFMTAENLVTFTKYTGYDPEIGGNIMGIDRGYYPQARSFMFGVNLQF; from the coding sequence ATGAAATTCAGCAAGTATTTAAGCATGCTTTTTCTCTTTGCGTTTTCAATGATTACTGCTCAAAACATTGAAATTAAAGGGACTGTGACGGATGATTCTGGCAATCTTCCGCTACCTGGTGTTAATGTTGTAGTAAAAAACACGTCGAGGGGAACTACAACCGATTTTGATGGTAATTATACAATCAAAGTCAATTCAAACGAAGTTTTAGTGTTTTCTTATGTTGGCTATGAGTCTCAAGAGGTAGCCGTTTCTCAAAACACAACAATCAACGTAACTTTAAAAGAAGAAAATAAATCTCTAGACGAAGTGGTCGTTGTGGGTTATGGTACACAAAAGAAAAGTGTAGTAACCGGTGCAATATCCAGCTTAAAAGCAAAAGATATTGAAAATATTCCAAACAGTGGTCGTGTAGAACAAGCGTTGCAAGGTAGAACTTCAGGTATTATTATTGCAAGTAATTCTGGCCAACCTGGAACTGCAGCTACTGTTCGTGTTCGTGGTATTACAACGTTTGACACCTACGGTGGAAATAATCCGCTTTGGGTTATTGACGGTGTAATTGTTGAATCTTCAGGAATTGGTTTTATTAACCAAAACGATATTGAGTCAATTGAAGTTTTAAAAGATGCCGCTTCTTTAGCAATTTATGGTTCTAGAGCTGCTTCCGGTGTAATCTTGATTACAACCAAAAAAGGAAAATCTGGTAAAATTAGTGTGAACTATACTGGTTTTGCAGGTGTTTCATCTGCAGCAAAAAAATTAGAAATGTTAAATGCAACAGAATATGCAGCATTAATGAATGAACGTGCTGCGGCCGATGGAAGAACTCCTCCTTTTACCGATTTATCATCATTTGGAAGAGGAACCGATTGGCAATCGCATATTTTTGATGATTCTGCTAAACGATCTTCACATGAGGTAAGCGTAAGTGGAGGAAACGATAAATCAACTTTCTATTTGTCTTTTGGATTAATTGACCAAGAAGGTATTGTGTTACCGGAAATTTCAAAATTCAACAAGAAAAATATCCGTATTAATTCAACTCACAAAATTTCTAAGTATTTTACAGTGGGTCAAACATTAGGCTATTCGCATCAAAAATCTGTTGGTATAGGAAATACAAACAGTGAGTTTGGTGGCCCATTGAGTTCTGCAATCAATTTGGATCCAATTACACCGGTAATTGAAACCGATCCTGTTTTAAGTAATGGAGCCCCTTATTCCAATCCAAGTTTTAATGTAATGAGAGATGAATTTGGAAACCCGTACGGAATTTCAAATTTAGTAATTCAAGAAATGACAAATCCTTTAGCTTACGCCAAAACAAGGTTAGGACACTTTGGATGGTCTGATGATTTTGTAGGGAATGCTTTTCTTGATATTACAACACCAATTGAGGGTTTAAAAATTAGAAGTTCGCTAGGTGGTAAAATGGCTTTTTGGGGAGGTGAAGGTTTTACACCTGAATTTTATTTGAATGCATCTACTTTGTCATTACAAAACAATTATAGTAGAAATATGCACAAAACGTTTGGTTGGAATATTGAAAATACAATTTCCTACGCTAAAACTTTTGACAAACATAATGTAGAAATCTTATTAGGGCAAGGGGCTTATGTAGACAATATTACCAATGGAATGAGTATGACTCATTATAATTTACCGATAGATAATTATCATGATGCTTCATTTAACTTTATTATACCACAAGATGATAAAGTTGGATCTGCCTATGAAGGGAATGAACATATTTTGTCTTCTCTTTTTGCCCGTTTAAATTATAATTTTAATGAAAAGTACATTTTTTCTGGAATCATAAGAAGAGATGGATCAAGTAGATTTGGAAAAAACAATAAATATGGTACTTTCCCCTCTTTTTCTGTAGGTTGGAATATTTCTAACGAGGAATTTTGGAAAGAAAACAAATTTGTAAACACATTCAAATTTAGATTAGGATATGGTATTACAGGAAATGATGGTATTCCTGATTTTGGATATGCTGCCTTAATTAACGGAGGAAGAAACTATACATTTGGAGCAGATGGAATTGCTATTGATACAGGATATAGCCCAAGTGCACCGGATAATCCTGATTTAAAATGGGAAGAAACCTCGCAGTTTAATATTGGTTTCGACGCTAAGGTTGCAAACGATTTTACATTAACCATAGAATATTATCGCAAAAAAACGACAGGTATTCTTCAGTACGTTAGACTTCCGGGATATGTTGGAGCAACGGGTGATCCTTTAGGAAACGTTGCCGATATGGAAAACACAGGTTTTGAATTTGAATTGGGTTATAAGAAAAAAATCGGAGAATTGAATTTTTCAGCAAATGCTAATTTTTCAACACTTACAAATGAAGTTACCTATTTAGGTTTTGATAAAGAATTCATTACTGATGGCACAGCTGGTTTCCAATCAATGGGGGCAATTACAAGAACCCAAGTAGGAGAAGCCTATAATTCATTTTACGGATATCAAACGGCTGGAATTTTCCAAAACATGGACGAGATAAACGCCTATACCAATTCAAATGGTGGATTAATTCAACCTGATGCTAGACCAGGAGATTTTAGATGGACAGATGCAAATGGTGACGGAACAATTACGGAAGATGATAAAGTGTTTTTAGGAAGTCCTCTTCCAAAATACACCTATGGGCTAACCTTGAATTTTGATTTTAAAGGGTTTGATTTAATGACCTTTTTCCAAGGTGCGGGAGGAAACAAAATTTTTAAAGGATTAAGAAGGCTTGATATTCAAAATGCCAATTATCAAACTGATGCGTTGTCAAGATGGCACGGTGAAGGAACTTCGGATAGCTACCCTAGACTTACAAATGATGATCCAAATAGAAACTTTACCAATCCTTCCGATTTCTACTTAGAAGATGGTGATTATTTACGTTTAAAAGTTGTACAACTTGGTTATACAATCCCAAGAGATTTGTCCAGCAAAATAGGTGCAGAAAGACTTAGATTGTTTATGACAGCAGAAAATTTAGTAACGTTTACAAAATATACTGGTTATGATCCTGAAATCGGAGGAAATATTATGGGTATAGACAGAGGGTATTATCCACAAGCAAGATCATTTATGTTTGGTGTTAATCTTCAATTTTAA
- a CDS encoding helix-turn-helix and ligand-binding sensor domain-containing protein — translation MKTIHQFTIVVLLLINCTVFCQNINFNELKINPIAKVTNYNRSNFNADPQFWAACEDNDGVMIFGNNDGAVFFDGNRWSKINLPNNSSVRSLYKAKSGKIFAGGYNEFGTLQKDEKGKYYYHSLMNELHLSNKHIENIWQIHEFGEFIICRTFNGLILIKGKTALFIPANASFINSAVLNDNFYVQDAKYGIYQYNLQNKELNLVFEATKFNDEEIASMLESDKKDEIILFSKSGNIYKGNLKTLAIEMWFSLFDSNSPDQISKAIRKDNKTIMVGTLASKIIEFNISTGTIHKNNPSHRSLKNVAIHNLFKSKNNYWVITNNGLSFMDFNPPFINLFDKASVYDVLIHNSKIYLATNSGVFYADTSFDLNSDTYYSFSKIKELQGQTWSIQLVEDEIVISHNDGLFVLNDLTPIRVGTESGFWKVTPIEGSTGKYLASTYTGLFLLEKDNNEWKLLHKIAGFEESARDIMLSEEKNTYWICHGYQGVFKVHLNSDYTKAIAVEHFTDKNGLKSFYNVNVVKWENEIVFTTNNGIFQYNHEQNRFVPHQKLNKILDPTKNTRKIITRGSKTWFVLNDEAGYFYTKSNNKSLHKDLFLNLKGYFNRGMECIIPLSENQVLFGSNLGLFFYNLKNNTINSVVPTQLTSIKYTANQKPFLADVKSNSSIEFPNKTALLRFEFAAPEMTKGTQIQYSYQLEPIDKNWSEWQNSSYKEFTHLNPGDYVFKIKSRNLSGILGSETTYKFTILPKWYQTNFAFFLYISSFILLIYIIWVLVKKKIERERTKARIEAEKTKKLLELELEQLKLLREKEKINAAKIHLEEDVIEKSKQLANYTLLLSQKKELFNDLQLDLKSLREINKNDDFRKRISQIFQKLHQNKIGEEFMEIFDVNFEKVNHNFFEKLKELNPSLTKRELRLCAFVKMDLSNKEIAPLLSISIRGVENARYRVRKKLNVQHEENFASYLESLVSEEKKTHLE, via the coding sequence TTGAAGACCATTCACCAATTTACAATTGTTGTTTTATTACTGATTAATTGCACTGTTTTTTGTCAAAACATAAATTTTAATGAGTTAAAAATTAATCCAATTGCGAAAGTGACCAATTATAATAGGTCAAATTTTAATGCAGATCCACAATTTTGGGCCGCTTGCGAAGACAATGATGGTGTGATGATATTTGGCAACAATGATGGAGCGGTTTTTTTTGACGGAAACCGTTGGAGTAAAATCAATCTTCCGAACAATTCTTCTGTTAGAAGTTTATACAAAGCTAAATCAGGAAAAATTTTTGCCGGTGGTTACAATGAATTTGGTACTTTACAAAAAGATGAAAAAGGAAAATATTATTATCATTCCTTAATGAATGAACTTCACCTTTCAAACAAACACATTGAAAATATTTGGCAAATTCACGAATTTGGCGAATTTATTATTTGCAGAACATTTAACGGATTAATTCTCATCAAAGGAAAAACCGCTTTGTTTATTCCGGCAAATGCTTCTTTTATAAATTCGGCTGTTTTAAATGATAATTTCTACGTTCAGGATGCAAAATATGGGATTTATCAATATAATTTACAAAACAAAGAATTAAACTTAGTGTTTGAAGCGACTAAATTTAATGATGAAGAAATCGCTTCGATGCTTGAATCTGATAAAAAGGATGAGATCATTTTATTTTCAAAATCCGGAAACATCTACAAAGGCAATTTAAAAACTTTAGCTATTGAAATGTGGTTTAGCTTATTTGATAGCAATAGTCCGGATCAAATTTCAAAAGCAATTAGAAAAGACAACAAAACCATTATGGTTGGTACGTTGGCTTCAAAAATCATTGAATTTAATATTTCCACTGGAACAATTCACAAGAACAATCCTTCGCACAGAAGTTTAAAAAATGTTGCTATTCACAATCTTTTTAAGTCAAAAAACAATTATTGGGTTATCACCAACAACGGACTATCGTTTATGGATTTTAATCCGCCATTTATCAATTTGTTTGATAAAGCTTCTGTGTATGATGTTTTAATTCATAATTCAAAAATATACTTAGCCACCAATTCGGGTGTGTTTTATGCAGATACCTCTTTTGATTTAAATTCTGACACATATTATTCCTTTTCTAAAATAAAGGAACTGCAAGGACAAACATGGTCTATTCAGTTGGTTGAAGATGAAATTGTTATTTCGCATAACGATGGATTATTTGTGTTGAATGATTTAACACCAATAAGAGTTGGAACAGAAAGTGGTTTTTGGAAAGTTACACCAATCGAAGGAAGTACCGGCAAATATTTAGCTTCAACTTATACCGGATTATTTCTTTTAGAAAAAGACAACAACGAATGGAAGCTTTTGCATAAAATAGCCGGGTTTGAAGAATCGGCAAGAGATATCATGTTATCTGAAGAAAAAAACACGTATTGGATTTGCCACGGCTACCAAGGCGTTTTTAAGGTTCATTTAAACAGTGATTACACAAAAGCAATAGCTGTTGAACATTTTACTGATAAAAACGGCTTAAAATCGTTTTATAACGTGAACGTTGTTAAGTGGGAAAATGAAATTGTTTTTACAACAAACAACGGAATATTTCAATACAACCATGAACAAAACAGATTTGTTCCTCATCAAAAGTTGAATAAAATTCTTGATCCTACAAAAAACACGCGAAAAATTATTACTCGAGGTTCAAAAACATGGTTTGTGCTAAATGATGAAGCTGGTTATTTTTATACAAAAAGCAACAACAAATCGCTTCATAAAGATTTATTTTTAAACCTAAAAGGCTATTTTAATCGTGGAATGGAATGTATTATTCCATTGTCTGAAAATCAAGTGTTATTTGGTTCTAATCTTGGTTTGTTTTTTTATAATTTAAAGAATAATACTATAAATTCTGTTGTTCCAACACAACTAACATCAATTAAATATACAGCAAATCAGAAACCATTTTTAGCAGATGTAAAAAGTAACTCTTCCATTGAGTTTCCAAATAAAACTGCATTGTTGCGTTTTGAATTTGCAGCACCTGAAATGACAAAAGGTACTCAAATTCAGTACAGCTATCAACTTGAACCTATTGATAAAAACTGGTCTGAATGGCAAAATTCTTCCTATAAAGAATTTACTCATCTTAATCCGGGCGATTATGTTTTTAAAATTAAAAGCCGAAATTTATCTGGAATTTTAGGAAGTGAAACAACTTATAAGTTCACAATTCTTCCGAAATGGTATCAAACAAATTTTGCTTTTTTTCTTTACATTTCATCCTTTATTTTGCTCATTTATATCATCTGGGTTTTGGTTAAGAAAAAAATAGAACGCGAAAGAACCAAAGCCAGAATTGAAGCCGAAAAAACCAAAAAACTTTTAGAATTAGAATTAGAACAACTAAAATTATTGCGTGAAAAAGAAAAAATAAATGCCGCAAAAATTCACTTGGAAGAAGATGTTATCGAAAAAAGTAAGCAATTGGCCAACTACACGCTTTTGTTGAGTCAAAAGAAAGAATTGTTTAATGATCTTCAATTAGATTTAAAAAGTTTGAGGGAAATCAATAAAAATGACGATTTTAGAAAACGAATCAGTCAAATATTCCAAAAGCTGCATCAGAACAAAATTGGGGAAGAATTCATGGAAATTTTTGATGTGAATTTTGAGAAAGTAAACCACAATTTCTTTGAAAAACTGAAAGAACTAAATCCATCCTTAACCAAAAGAGAATTGCGTTTGTGTGCTTTTGTGAAAATGGATTTGAGTAATAAAGAAATAGCCCCATTACTAAGTATTTCAATCCGTGGAGTAGAAAATGCTCGGTATCGAGTGCGAAAAAAATTAAACGTTCAACACGAAGAAAATTTTGCTTCTTACTTAGAAAGTTTGGTTAGCGAAGAAAAGAAAACGCATCTCGAATAA